The following are encoded together in the Mycolicibacterium arabiense genome:
- the pks13 gene encoding polyketide synthase Pks13 (Pks13 is a key enzyme in mycolic acid biosynthesis.) translates to MSESQDASVPSPEAAVEPTSPDAVVEPSPVLSEAVAADKDQPNRVDVSVPEMREWLRNWVANATGQSPDSINENAPLIELGLASRDAVAMASDIEDYCGVTLTATMAFRHPTIEALATLIVEGEPEMEEASDEDWSRQVDEGRTNIAIVGVGTRFPGDMNTPDEMWEALLEGRDAITDLPEGRWSEFTSEPRIAERVAKARTRGGYLSDIKGFDAEFFALSKMEADNIDPQQRMALELTWEALEHARIPASSLRGANVGVFVGSSVNDYMFMSVADPAVAHPYAITGNSSAVIANRVSYFYDFRGPSMAIDTACSSSLVAVQEGIKALRAGDADVVVAGGVNALITPLVTLGFDEVGGVLAPDGRIKSFSSDADGYARSEGGGMVVLKRLEDARRDGDDILAVIAGGAVNHDGRSNGMLAPNPDAQEAVLRKAYHDAGIDPKTVDYVEAHGTGTILGDPIEADALGRVIGRGRAADRPALLGAVKSNVGHLESAAGAASLAKVALSLKNDKLPPSINYAGPNPYIDFDREHLKVVDTVSDWPRYGGYAVAGVSGFGFGGANAHLVVREVLPSDLVEPEAEPDVVVVKPATDEADVVYVGGVRMDEYGEFIHDDEPGEDEFSVTASNGEVEPELPGLTDEALRLLEIAREELEAAEAENPPTPIVPLAVSGFLTSRKRATAAELADWIESPEGQASSLEDIGRSLSRRNHGRSRSVVLAHDKDEAVKGLRAVAEGKQSPLVISSDGPVTNGPVWVLAGFGAQHRKMGKSLYLRDEIFAEWINKVDAYVQDERGYSVVELILDDSQDYGIETTQTVIFAIQVALGETLKAHGAKPGALVGQSLGEAAAAYFSGGLSLEDATRTICSRAHLMGEGEAMLFGEYIRLMALVEYSAEEIKTVFSDFPDLEVCVYAAPTQTVIGGPPEQVDAIIARAESEGKFARKFQTKGASHTQQMDPLLGELAAEIQGIEPRPLDVAYYSTVHEGSLVRAGADPIHDVEYWKKGLRHSVYFTHGIRNAVDNGHTTFLELAPNPVALMQVGLTTASAGLHDGQLIPTLARKQDEVDSMTSAMANLFVYGHDLDFRTLFGKGGFANIPPTRFKRKPHWLDAHFTGDSSAVIPGNHVATPDGRHVWEYQARGAVDAAALAALVKAAATQVLPDAQLTAFEQRAVPAEGAKLVTTLSRHPGGATIQVHARIDESFTLVYDAIVSRGGAASALPAAVGAGAKLDLGSVATDSAVAQAPAEPEEDDAAILQDNLTAGAGLAAGFKKWSPESGETIGERLGTIVGSAMGYEPEDLPWEVPLIELGLDSLMAVRIKNRVEYDFDLPPIQLTAVRDANLYAVEKLIQYAIEHRDEVDQIAEDQKGKTAEEIAAAQSELLGGASTVAELEAKLAEAGHPIATEHAAVQEITPDAIATDAALVPPKSTTPSGPAVPPPPTNPSGPAVPAPPTNPSGPAKPAQSAAAAAAGVLNQQAVAAALNSDVPPRDAAERVAFATWAIVTGKSPGGIFNSLPALDDAAAEKMAQRLTERAEGTITADDVRKAQTIEELATTVREYLEAGELDGFVRSLRKADDDRDVPVFVFHAAGGSTVVYEPLLKRLPGATPMIGLERVEGSIEERAAVYVPKLLEINGWTDGRTGKPFVLAGWSLGGALAYACAIGLKQAGADVPFVGLIDCVRPGEPILHTKEETRKRWDRYARFAEKTFNVEIPEIPYEELEKLDDGEQVQYVLDIVSQAGVQIPGGIIEHQRTSYLDNRALDTVDIQPYDGHVVLYMADRYHDDAITFEPAYATRKPDGGWGEFASDLEIVPIGGEHIQAIDEPYIAKVGAHMSEALNRIQAGRRDEKRS, encoded by the coding sequence ATGTCTGAATCCCAGGACGCCTCCGTTCCTTCGCCGGAGGCGGCAGTCGAACCGACGTCGCCGGACGCGGTAGTCGAACCCTCGCCGGTCCTCTCCGAGGCCGTCGCGGCCGACAAGGACCAGCCGAACCGCGTCGACGTCTCGGTGCCCGAGATGCGTGAGTGGCTGCGCAACTGGGTGGCCAACGCGACGGGTCAGTCGCCCGACAGCATCAACGAGAACGCGCCGCTCATCGAGCTGGGCCTGGCCTCGCGCGATGCGGTGGCGATGGCCAGCGACATCGAGGACTACTGCGGGGTGACGCTGACGGCCACGATGGCCTTCCGGCATCCCACGATCGAGGCCCTCGCCACGTTGATCGTCGAGGGCGAACCCGAGATGGAGGAGGCCAGCGACGAGGACTGGTCCCGTCAGGTCGACGAGGGCCGGACGAACATCGCGATCGTCGGCGTCGGCACGCGGTTCCCGGGCGACATGAACACCCCGGACGAGATGTGGGAGGCGCTGCTCGAGGGCCGCGACGCGATCACCGATCTGCCGGAGGGACGCTGGTCGGAGTTCACGTCCGAACCGCGGATCGCCGAGCGCGTGGCCAAGGCCCGCACCCGGGGCGGCTACCTGTCGGACATCAAGGGTTTCGACGCCGAGTTCTTCGCCCTGTCGAAGATGGAAGCCGACAACATCGACCCGCAGCAGCGGATGGCGCTCGAGCTGACCTGGGAGGCGTTGGAGCACGCCAGGATTCCCGCGTCCAGCCTGCGCGGCGCCAACGTCGGCGTGTTCGTCGGCAGCTCGGTCAACGACTACATGTTCATGTCGGTCGCCGATCCCGCGGTCGCGCATCCGTACGCCATCACCGGTAACTCGAGCGCCGTCATCGCCAACCGGGTGTCGTACTTCTACGACTTCCGCGGGCCCTCGATGGCCATCGACACCGCATGCTCGTCGTCGCTCGTCGCCGTACAGGAGGGCATCAAGGCCCTGCGCGCAGGCGACGCCGACGTCGTGGTGGCAGGTGGCGTCAACGCGCTGATCACTCCGCTGGTGACGCTGGGCTTCGACGAGGTCGGCGGCGTGCTGGCGCCCGACGGCCGGATCAAGTCCTTCTCCTCCGACGCGGACGGATACGCGCGCTCCGAGGGCGGCGGCATGGTCGTGCTCAAGCGGCTCGAGGATGCCCGCCGCGACGGCGACGACATCCTGGCGGTCATCGCCGGCGGCGCGGTCAACCACGACGGCCGATCCAACGGCATGCTCGCGCCCAACCCCGACGCGCAGGAAGCAGTGCTGCGCAAGGCATATCACGACGCAGGCATCGACCCGAAGACCGTCGACTACGTCGAGGCGCACGGCACGGGCACCATCCTCGGCGACCCGATCGAGGCCGACGCCCTCGGCCGCGTCATCGGCCGTGGCCGCGCGGCCGACCGTCCGGCGTTGCTCGGCGCAGTGAAGTCCAACGTGGGTCACCTGGAGTCGGCTGCGGGCGCCGCGAGCCTCGCGAAGGTCGCGCTGTCGCTCAAGAACGACAAGCTGCCGCCGTCGATCAACTACGCGGGCCCCAACCCCTACATCGACTTCGACCGCGAGCACCTCAAGGTCGTCGACACCGTCAGTGACTGGCCGCGATACGGCGGCTACGCCGTGGCAGGTGTCTCCGGCTTCGGCTTCGGCGGCGCCAACGCGCACCTCGTGGTGCGCGAGGTGTTACCCAGCGATCTGGTCGAGCCGGAGGCCGAGCCCGACGTCGTCGTGGTCAAGCCGGCTACCGACGAAGCCGACGTCGTCTACGTCGGCGGGGTGCGGATGGACGAGTACGGCGAGTTCATCCACGACGACGAACCCGGCGAGGACGAGTTCAGCGTCACCGCGAGCAACGGCGAGGTCGAACCAGAGCTGCCCGGGCTGACCGACGAGGCCCTGCGCCTGCTCGAGATCGCCCGCGAGGAACTCGAGGCCGCCGAGGCCGAGAACCCGCCCACTCCCATCGTGCCGCTTGCGGTTTCGGGATTCCTGACGTCGCGCAAGCGTGCGACGGCCGCCGAACTGGCCGACTGGATCGAGAGCCCCGAGGGGCAGGCGTCGTCGCTGGAGGACATCGGCCGCTCGCTGTCGCGGCGCAACCACGGCCGGTCGCGCTCGGTGGTGTTGGCACACGACAAGGATGAAGCGGTGAAGGGCCTGCGGGCCGTCGCCGAGGGCAAGCAGAGCCCCCTGGTCATCTCGTCCGACGGTCCCGTGACCAACGGCCCGGTGTGGGTGCTCGCCGGTTTCGGTGCGCAGCACCGCAAGATGGGCAAGAGCCTGTACCTGCGCGATGAGATCTTCGCCGAGTGGATCAACAAGGTCGACGCCTACGTCCAGGACGAGCGCGGCTACTCGGTGGTCGAACTGATCCTCGACGACTCGCAGGACTACGGCATAGAGACCACCCAGACGGTGATCTTCGCGATCCAGGTCGCCCTGGGCGAGACGCTCAAGGCGCACGGCGCGAAACCCGGTGCGCTGGTCGGTCAGTCGCTAGGTGAGGCCGCGGCCGCCTACTTCTCCGGTGGACTGTCGCTCGAGGACGCCACCAGGACCATCTGCTCGCGCGCACACCTCATGGGTGAGGGCGAGGCGATGCTGTTCGGGGAGTACATCCGCCTGATGGCACTGGTCGAGTACTCGGCCGAGGAGATCAAGACCGTGTTCTCCGACTTCCCGGACCTCGAGGTGTGCGTCTACGCCGCACCCACGCAGACGGTGATCGGTGGCCCGCCCGAGCAGGTCGACGCGATCATCGCCCGCGCCGAGTCGGAAGGGAAGTTCGCCCGCAAGTTCCAGACCAAGGGCGCCAGCCACACCCAGCAGATGGATCCCCTGCTCGGGGAGCTGGCGGCCGAGATCCAGGGCATCGAGCCCCGCCCGCTGGACGTCGCGTACTACTCGACCGTCCACGAGGGCAGCCTGGTTCGCGCCGGTGCCGACCCGATCCACGACGTCGAGTACTGGAAGAAGGGGTTGCGGCACAGCGTGTACTTCACGCACGGCATCCGCAACGCCGTCGACAACGGGCACACGACGTTCCTGGAGTTGGCACCGAACCCGGTGGCGCTCATGCAGGTTGGTCTCACGACGGCCAGTGCCGGACTGCACGACGGTCAGCTGATCCCCACGCTGGCCCGCAAGCAGGACGAGGTCGACTCGATGACCTCGGCGATGGCCAACCTCTTCGTGTACGGCCACGACCTCGACTTCCGCACCTTGTTCGGCAAGGGTGGATTCGCGAACATCCCGCCGACCCGCTTCAAGCGCAAGCCGCACTGGCTCGACGCCCACTTCACCGGCGACAGCTCCGCGGTGATCCCCGGCAACCACGTCGCGACCCCCGACGGCAGGCACGTGTGGGAGTACCAGGCGCGCGGCGCGGTCGACGCCGCTGCGCTGGCGGCCCTGGTGAAGGCTGCTGCGACGCAGGTGCTTCCGGACGCGCAGCTGACGGCGTTCGAGCAGCGCGCGGTCCCGGCCGAGGGTGCGAAGCTGGTCACCACGCTGTCGCGCCATCCCGGTGGCGCGACGATCCAGGTGCACGCCCGCATCGACGAGTCCTTCACCCTGGTCTACGACGCCATCGTGTCCCGCGGCGGTGCGGCCAGTGCGCTGCCTGCAGCCGTCGGTGCCGGGGCAAAGCTCGACCTCGGTTCCGTCGCAACGGATTCCGCGGTGGCGCAGGCGCCTGCCGAACCCGAGGAGGACGACGCCGCGATCCTGCAGGACAACCTCACCGCGGGTGCGGGGCTGGCCGCCGGATTCAAGAAGTGGTCGCCCGAGTCCGGTGAGACCATCGGCGAGCGACTGGGCACCATCGTCGGCAGCGCCATGGGCTACGAGCCCGAGGACCTGCCGTGGGAGGTACCGCTGATCGAGCTGGGTCTCGACTCGCTGATGGCGGTGCGGATCAAGAACCGGGTCGAGTACGACTTCGACCTGCCGCCGATCCAGCTGACCGCCGTGCGCGACGCCAACCTGTATGCGGTGGAGAAGCTGATCCAGTACGCGATCGAGCACCGCGACGAGGTCGACCAGATCGCCGAGGACCAGAAGGGCAAGACGGCAGAGGAGATCGCCGCAGCGCAGTCCGAACTGCTGGGCGGTGCGTCCACGGTCGCCGAACTGGAGGCCAAGCTGGCCGAGGCGGGGCATCCGATCGCCACCGAGCACGCGGCCGTGCAGGAGATCACGCCGGACGCCATCGCGACCGACGCCGCGCTGGTCCCGCCGAAGTCCACGACCCCGTCCGGCCCAGCAGTGCCCCCGCCCCCGACCAACCCGTCCGGCCCGGCCGTGCCTGCACCCCCGACCAACCCGTCCGGCCCTGCCAAGCCTGCTCAGTCCGCTGCGGCTGCCGCGGCGGGCGTGCTGAACCAGCAGGCCGTCGCCGCGGCGCTGAACTCCGACGTGCCGCCACGCGATGCGGCCGAGCGGGTGGCGTTCGCGACGTGGGCCATCGTCACGGGCAAGTCTCCGGGCGGCATCTTCAACTCGCTGCCCGCACTGGACGACGCGGCGGCCGAGAAGATGGCGCAGCGCCTGACCGAACGCGCCGAGGGCACGATCACCGCCGACGACGTCCGCAAGGCGCAGACCATCGAGGAACTCGCCACCACGGTGCGCGAGTACCTCGAGGCCGGTGAACTCGACGGCTTCGTGCGGTCCCTGCGCAAGGCCGACGACGACCGCGACGTGCCGGTGTTCGTGTTCCACGCCGCGGGCGGCTCGACGGTGGTCTACGAGCCGCTGCTCAAGCGACTGCCCGGGGCGACCCCGATGATCGGGCTGGAGCGCGTCGAGGGGTCGATCGAGGAGCGCGCGGCGGTGTACGTGCCGAAGCTGCTCGAGATCAACGGCTGGACCGACGGCCGCACGGGCAAGCCGTTCGTGCTGGCCGGCTGGTCGCTCGGCGGTGCGCTGGCGTACGCCTGCGCGATCGGGCTGAAGCAGGCGGGTGCCGACGTCCCGTTCGTCGGCCTCATCGACTGCGTGCGCCCGGGTGAGCCGATCCTGCACACCAAGGAGGAGACCCGGAAGCGCTGGGACCGCTACGCCCGCTTCGCCGAGAAGACGTTCAACGTGGAGATCCCCGAGATCCCCTACGAGGAACTCGAGAAGCTCGACGACGGCGAGCAGGTGCAGTACGTGCTCGACATCGTCAGCCAGGCAGGCGTGCAGATCCCGGGCGGCATCATCGAGCACCAGCGGACGTCGTACCTCGACAACCGCGCGCTCGACACCGTGGACATCCAGCCGTACGACGGCCACGTGGTGCTCTACATGGCCGACCGTTACCACGACGACGCGATCACGTTCGAGCCCGCGTACGCGACCCGCAAGCCCGATGGCGGCTGGGGCGAGTTCGCGTCGGACCTCGAGATCGTGCCGATCGGGGGCGAGCACATCCAGGCGATCGACGAGCCGTACATTGCGAAGGTCGGAGCGCACATGAGCGAGGCGCTCAACCGCATTCAGGCGGGACGCAGGGACGAGAAGAGGTCGTAG
- a CDS encoding acyl-CoA carboxylase subunit beta, translating into MTADAAAPTPVRAHTTAEKLAELREKLELAKDPGDEKAKSRRDRKGIPSARARIHALLDPGTFFEIGALAKTPGDPNALFGDGVVTGHGMIDGRPVGVFSHDQTVFQGSVGEMFGRKVAKLMEWVAMVGCPIIGINDSAGARIQDAVTSLAWYAELGRRHEMLRGLVPEISLIFGKCAGGAVYSPIQTDLVVAVRDQGYMFITGPDVIKDVTGEDVTFDELGGADVQAQRGNIHQVVESEAAAYQYVREYLSFLPSNHFDDAPIVNPGLEPELTPHDFELDSIVPDSDNQAYDMHEILLRIFDDGDVFEIAEQRGPAMITAFARVDGRPVGVIANQPMHLSGVVDTNASDKAASFIRFCDSFNLPLVFVVDTPGAMPGVEQEKDGIIKRGGRFFNAIVEADVPKVTIVVRKAYGGGYAVMGSKQLSADLNFAWPTARIAVIGAEGAAQLLVKRFPDPNAPEVQKIRADFIEGYNANLAVPWIAAERGYIDGVIEPHETRLLLRSSLRLLRDKQQANKVLRKHGLTPI; encoded by the coding sequence GTGACGGCAGACGCAGCAGCACCCACTCCGGTCCGGGCGCACACGACGGCGGAGAAACTCGCCGAACTGCGCGAAAAGCTGGAACTGGCCAAGGATCCCGGCGACGAGAAGGCCAAGAGCCGTCGCGACCGCAAGGGCATTCCGTCGGCCCGCGCGCGCATCCACGCGCTGCTCGATCCGGGCACGTTCTTCGAGATCGGCGCGCTGGCCAAGACGCCCGGTGATCCGAACGCCCTGTTCGGCGATGGCGTCGTCACCGGGCACGGCATGATCGACGGCCGTCCGGTCGGCGTGTTCAGTCACGACCAGACCGTGTTCCAGGGGTCGGTCGGCGAGATGTTCGGCCGCAAGGTGGCCAAGCTGATGGAGTGGGTGGCCATGGTCGGCTGCCCGATCATCGGCATCAACGACTCCGCAGGCGCGCGGATCCAGGACGCCGTGACCTCGCTGGCCTGGTACGCCGAACTCGGGCGCAGGCACGAGATGCTGCGTGGCCTGGTCCCGGAGATCTCGCTGATCTTCGGCAAGTGCGCCGGTGGCGCCGTCTACTCGCCGATCCAGACCGACCTCGTCGTCGCCGTCCGCGACCAGGGCTACATGTTCATCACCGGACCCGACGTCATCAAGGACGTCACCGGCGAGGACGTGACGTTCGACGAACTCGGCGGCGCGGACGTGCAGGCGCAGCGCGGCAACATCCACCAGGTGGTGGAGAGTGAGGCCGCGGCGTACCAGTACGTGCGCGAATACCTGAGCTTCCTACCGTCGAACCACTTCGACGACGCCCCGATCGTCAATCCAGGACTCGAGCCCGAACTCACGCCACACGACTTCGAGCTGGACTCGATCGTGCCGGACTCGGACAACCAGGCCTACGACATGCACGAGATCCTGCTGCGCATCTTTGACGACGGCGACGTCTTCGAGATCGCCGAGCAGCGCGGACCGGCGATGATCACGGCTTTCGCTCGGGTGGACGGGCGGCCGGTGGGCGTGATCGCCAACCAGCCGATGCACCTGTCCGGCGTGGTCGACACCAACGCCTCCGACAAGGCGGCCAGCTTCATCCGGTTCTGCGACTCGTTCAACCTGCCGCTGGTGTTCGTGGTGGACACCCCCGGTGCGATGCCGGGCGTCGAGCAGGAGAAGGACGGCATCATCAAGCGGGGCGGTCGCTTCTTCAACGCCATCGTCGAGGCCGACGTGCCGAAGGTGACGATCGTCGTCCGCAAGGCCTACGGCGGCGGGTATGCGGTGATGGGCTCCAAGCAGCTGTCCGCGGACCTCAACTTCGCCTGGCCGACCGCGCGCATCGCCGTGATCGGCGCCGAGGGTGCGGCCCAGCTGTTGGTCAAGCGTTTCCCGGATCCCAATGCGCCCGAGGTGCAGAAGATCCGCGCCGACTTCATCGAGGGCTACAACGCCAACCTCGCCGTGCCGTGGATCGCCGCCGAGCGTGGCTACATCGACGGCGTCATCGAGCCGCACGAGACGCGGCTGCTGCTGCGCAGTTCGCTGCGTCTGCTGCGCGACAAGCAGCAGGCCAACAAGGTGCTCCGCAAGCACGGCCTCACCCCGATCTAA
- a CDS encoding MBL fold metallo-hydrolase, giving the protein MVDRVRFGDATVTRVPEWEFDVATAMFGQTPPQAWDEHADLLVPSFYDPAAGRWRVVMQTWVIEVDGLTVLVDTGVGDGRERPGIPVLNDLETGFLAALADAGFHPDDVDVVVNTHLHTDHVGWNTRSRDGQWVPTFPNAQYVMPEADYRFFAPDGDGATDAMRIVFSDSILPVADQTRLWADDMELSASLRLRPAPGHTPGSSVLWLDAGRSAVFVGDLTHCPIQIPRPADPCAFDVDAAAAAVTRKRVFTEAARARAAVIPAHYPGHGGVTIVARGDGFAVDDWLDLPAR; this is encoded by the coding sequence ATGGTGGATCGGGTGCGGTTCGGCGACGCCACGGTGACGCGCGTGCCCGAGTGGGAGTTCGACGTCGCCACGGCGATGTTCGGCCAGACGCCACCGCAGGCGTGGGACGAGCACGCCGACCTCCTGGTGCCGTCGTTCTACGACCCCGCCGCCGGGCGGTGGCGCGTGGTGATGCAGACCTGGGTGATCGAGGTGGACGGGTTGACGGTGCTCGTCGACACCGGCGTCGGCGACGGGCGCGAGCGGCCCGGCATCCCGGTGCTGAACGATCTGGAGACCGGGTTCCTGGCCGCACTGGCCGACGCGGGATTCCACCCCGACGACGTCGACGTGGTGGTCAACACCCATCTGCACACCGATCACGTCGGGTGGAACACCCGGTCACGCGACGGCCAGTGGGTGCCGACGTTCCCCAACGCGCAGTACGTCATGCCCGAGGCCGACTACCGGTTCTTCGCGCCCGACGGCGACGGCGCCACCGATGCCATGCGAATCGTGTTCTCCGACAGCATCCTTCCCGTCGCCGACCAGACCCGGCTGTGGGCCGACGACATGGAACTCAGCGCGTCACTGCGGCTGCGACCCGCGCCCGGCCACACGCCCGGCTCGTCGGTGCTGTGGCTCGACGCCGGCAGGTCCGCGGTGTTCGTCGGGGACCTGACCCACTGCCCCATCCAGATTCCGCGACCGGCCGATCCGTGCGCGTTCGACGTCGACGCCGCAGCCGCCGCGGTGACGCGCAAGCGGGTGTTCACCGAGGCCGCGCGCGCTCGCGCCGCCGTGATCCCGGCCCACTACCCCGGCCACGGCGGAGTGACCATCGTGGCTCGCGGCGACGGGTTCGCCGTCGACGACTGGCTGGACCTGCCCGCGCGTTAG